In one window of Mauremys reevesii isolate NIE-2019 linkage group 22, ASM1616193v1, whole genome shotgun sequence DNA:
- the LOC120388906 gene encoding zinc finger protein 436-like, translating to ECGKNFTRRSALSVHQRIHTGERPYECSECGKCFTSSSNLFKHERIHTGERPFECLECGKCFTKSSALSEHQRIHTRERPFECCECGKNFSSSSHLIRHQTVHTGERPYECRECGKTFNRSSHLIRHQTVHTGERPYDCSECGKTFSCSSHLIRHQTVHTGENPYECSECGKTFNRSSHLIRHQTVHTGERPYECRECGKTFSCSSHLIRHQKIHTGERTYESSECGKTLGSKEILSSSTS from the coding sequence gagtgtgggaaaaacttcactcgaagatcagccctttctgttcatcagagaatccacacaggcgagaggccctatgaatgcagtgagtgtgggaaatgcttcactagcagctcaaacctttttaaacatgagagaatccacacaggggagaggccctttgaatgccttgagtgtggaaaatgcttcactaagagctcagccctttctgaacatcagagaatccacacaagggagaggccctttgaatgctgtgagtgtgggaaaaacttcagttCCAGCTCAcatcttattaggcatcagacagtccacacaggggagaggccctatgaatgccgtgagtgcgggaaaaccttcaatcgcagctcacatCTCATTAGACATCAGACAGTCCACACAGGCGAGAGGCCCTATgactgcagtgagtgtgggaaaaccttcagttgcagttcacatcttattaggcatcagacagtccacacaggggagaacccttatgaatgcagtgagtgtgggaaaaccttcaatcgcagctcacaccttattaggcatcagacaGTCCATacaggggagaggccttatgaatgccgtgagtgtgggaaaaccttcagttgcagttcgcaccttattaggcatcagaaaatccacacgggggagagaacctatgaaagcagtgagtgtgggaaaaccttaggGTCCAAAGAAATTTTGTCCagctccacttcctag